In the genome of Stegostoma tigrinum isolate sSteTig4 chromosome 48, sSteTig4.hap1, whole genome shotgun sequence, one region contains:
- the LOC125450169 gene encoding gastrula zinc finger protein XlCGF57.1-like: protein MSKSWKCGYCGKGFHYPSALEIHERRHTGERPFTCFVCEKGFSAVSNLLTHQKVHIVERAFTSDCGNGPADASTPLTCKRVHTKKREFPCSDCGKGFSSSANLLRHRRVHTGERPYTCCECGKQFAQSAGLVIHQRIHTGERPFTCSQCGKGFSDSHTLLQHERIHTGERPFICSQCGKGFTQVSNLQAHQRVHTGERPFTCSQCGKGFTHLSSLQIHQRIHTGERPFTCSQCGKGFSRLSSLQKHQRIHTGERPFNCPQCGKGFTQLSNLQRHQRVHTRERPFTCSQCGKGFTQSLHLQAHQQVHTGERPFTCSQCGKEFTCSSRLQRHQRVHTRERSFNCSLCGKGFTQSSHLQAHQRVHTGERPFTCPQCGKGFTCSSHLQRHQRVHTGEKLFTCSQCGKGFSQLSNLQAHQRVHTGERPFTCSQCGKGFTHLSNLLRHQRVHTGDRPFTCSQCGKRFTQLSNLQKHQRGHK, encoded by the coding sequence ATGAGTAAATCCTGGAAATGTGGCtactgtgggaagggattccaTTACCCGTCTGCACTTGAGATTCATGAGCGGAgacacactggagagaggccattcacctgttttgtgtgtgagaaaggattcAGTGCTGTCTCGAATCTGCTGACACACCAGAAGGTTCACATTGTGGAGAGGGCATTCACCTCTGACTGTGGGAACGGACCCGCTGATGCTTCCACCCCGCTGACATGCAAGCGGGTTCACACCAAGAAGAGGGAATTcccctgctctgattgtgggaagggattcagcaGCTCGGCCAACCTGCTCAGGCACAGACgggttcacaccggggagaggccttACACTTGTTGTGAGTGTGGGAAGCAGTTTGCTCAGTCGGCTGGCCTGGTTATTCATCAACGGATTCACACTGGGGAAAGGCCGTTTACCTGCTctcagtgtgggaagggattctcCGATTCGCATACCCTGCTGCAACATGAACGGATTCACACTGGCGAGAGGCCTTTTATCTGCTCTCAGTGCGGGAAGGGATTCACGCAGGTATCCAACCTGCAagcacaccagcgagttcacactggggagagaccattcacctgctctcagtgtggaaagggattcacgcATTTGTCCAGCCTGCAAATACACCaacgaattcacactggggagcggccattcacctgctctcagtgtgggaagggattctctCGATTATCCAGCCTGCAGaaacaccagcgaattcacaccgGGGAGCGACCATTCAACTGCCctcagtgtgggaagggattcacacAGTTATCCAACCTGcagagacaccagcgagttcacaccagggagagaccattcacctgctctcaGTGTGGCAAGGgattcacacagtcattgcaccTGCAagcacaccagcaagttcacactggggagaggccgttcacctgctctcAGTGCGGGAAGGAATTCACGTGTTCATCCCGCCTGCAGAGACACCAGCGCGTTCACACCAGGGAGAGATCATTCAACTGCTctctgtgtgggaagggatttacacaGTCATCCCACCTGCAAGCACACCAGCGtgttcacacaggggagaggccgttcacctgccctcagtgtgggaagggattcacatGCTCATCCCACCTGCAGAGACACCAAcgagttcacaccggggagaagtTGTTCACGTGCTCTCAGTGTGGTAAGGGATTCTCTCAGTTATCCAACCTGCAAGCTCACCAGcgtgttcacactggggagaggccattcacctgctctcaGTGTGGTAAGGGATTCACACACTTATcgaacctgctgagacaccagcgagttcacactggggataggccgttcacctgctctcAGTGTGGGAAAAGATTCACACAGTTATCCAACCTGCAGAAACACCAGCGAGGCCACAAGTAA